In Vitis vinifera cultivar Pinot Noir 40024 chromosome 17, ASM3070453v1, one genomic interval encodes:
- the LOC104878294 gene encoding uncharacterized protein LOC104878294, whose product MQDNKSLREFVKRFGQAVFQVEACSMDAVLQIFKRSICPGTPFFESLAKKPPTTMDDLFRRANKYSMLEDDVRAATQQVLVVGQASRSGMERSAKLPDRPRPSDRRQEGPSRPERPPLTPLSISYENLLLMIQGLSDFRWLRPLGPDPSKRDHSKRCAFHKEHGHTTESCKCLHDLVERLINAGHLRQYLCSDTRGRDTFQNHNSGAPRAPAVPKAVINYINEGPSDEEYDSKRKRQKLLWVASLHERINFIRPGLTGGSPRPIDETIIFPPVDPTRTLQPHRDALILFLEIGDFDVRRILVDLGSSADLMQASVISHMGNSLTGLENPGRILSGFNGLSTTLLGDIVLPVQAGPVTLNVQFSVVQDLSPFNVILGRT is encoded by the coding sequence atgcaggatAACAAATCCTTAAGGGAGTTCGTGAAGCGGTTTGGTCAAGCCGTATTTCAAGTAGAGGcttgcagcatggatgctgtcctacagatcttcaagcgaagcattTGTCCAGGCACCCCATTTTTCGAATCTCTAGCTAAAAAACCTCCCACAACGATGGACGACTTGTTCAGACGtgcaaacaaatattcaatgctcgaagatgacgtacgaGCAGCTACCCAGCAAGTCCTAGTTGTTGGACAAGCATCTAGAAGTGGCATGGAAAGAAGTGCCAAACTTCCGGACCGGCCGAGACCGTCTGATCGAAGACAAGAGGGACCAAGTCGCCCGGAAAGGCCACCCCTCACGcctctttccatatcatatgaaaatCTTCTTCTTATGATCCAAGGTTTGTCCGACTTCAGATGGCTTAGACCCCTCGGACCGGACCCATCCAAAAGAGATCATAGCAAGAGATGTGCCTTCCACAAGGAACATGGCCACACAACAGAGTCATGCAAGTGCCTCCATGATCTGGTTGAAAGGCTCATTAATGCGGGACATTTAAGGCAATACCTTTGCTCAGACACTAGAGGTAGAGACACTTTCCAAAATCATAATTCTGGAGCCCCTAGAGCCCCAGCTGTCCCCAAAgccgttataaactatattaacgaaggcccatctgacgaggagtaTGACTCTAAACGAAAGAGACAAAAGTTGTTGTGGGTTGCATCACTACACGAACGTATCAACTTCATCCGGCCTGGACTAACTGGAGGGAgtcctcgccccatagatgagACAATCATTTTCCCGCCAGTAGACCCCACCCGGACACTGCAGCCACACCGTGACGCCCTCATCCTATTCCTAGAGATAGGAGACTTCGACGTGAGACGCATTTTGGTTGACCTAGGCAGCTCGGCCGATCTTATGCAAGCATCAGTCATTAGCCACATGGGGAACAGTCTCACGGGCCTTGAAAACCCTGGGCGaatcctgtccggattcaatGGGTTGTCAACTACTTTATTGGGAGACAttgtactgccggtccaagctggcccagtcactctcaacgtacaattttcGGTGGTACAAGATTTATCACCTTTCAATGTCATCTTAGGGCGCACATGA